The Streptomyces sp. NBC_00224 genome has a window encoding:
- a CDS encoding WhiB family transcriptional regulator — MLHPPHQSLQVAVAVPPQRGPAREDQAGPWHTEAVCRRDEAGLFFAPSKEPTAARLSREEAAKRVCARCPVMVECREHALLMPEPYGVWGGLTAAERRVVLARRRRREVELKKSASAA; from the coding sequence GTGCTGCATCCGCCGCATCAGTCCCTGCAGGTCGCCGTCGCAGTCCCGCCCCAGCGCGGCCCAGCTCGGGAGGACCAGGCGGGCCCGTGGCACACGGAGGCGGTCTGCCGCCGGGACGAGGCGGGGCTGTTCTTCGCCCCCTCCAAGGAGCCGACGGCCGCGCGCCTGTCGCGCGAGGAGGCCGCCAAGCGCGTCTGCGCCCGCTGCCCCGTCATGGTCGAGTGCCGCGAGCACGCCCTGCTGATGCCCGAGCCCTACGGGGTGTGGGGCGGTCTGACGGCGGCTGAGCGGCGCGTGGTGCTGGCCCGTCGGCGCCGGCGCGAGGTCGAGCTGAAGAAGTCCGCGTCCGCCGCCTGA
- the glpX gene encoding class II fructose-bisphosphatase, protein MTEHNLPPQLEVSPEAPDRNLALELVRVTEAAAMAAGRWVGRGDKIGADGAAVNAMRTLVSTVSMNGVVVIGEGEKDEAPMLYNGERIGDGTGPEVDIAVDPIDGTTLNAKGMPNAIAVLAAADRGTMFDPSAVFYMDKLVTGPEAADFVDINAPVSVNIRRVAKAKNSSPEDVTVVILDRPRHEGIVKEIRETGARIKFISDGDVAGSIMAVREGTGVDLLMGIGGTPEGIISACAIKCLGGTIQGKLWPKDDAERRRALDAGHDLDRVLSTGDLVSGDNVFFVATGITDGELLRGVRYRGETATTQSLVMRSKSGTIRQIDSTHKLSKLRAYSQIDFDRAK, encoded by the coding sequence ATGACCGAGCACAACCTGCCGCCCCAACTTGAGGTCTCGCCCGAGGCCCCCGATCGCAACCTCGCCCTGGAACTGGTCCGGGTCACCGAGGCCGCCGCCATGGCAGCGGGCCGCTGGGTCGGGCGCGGTGACAAGATCGGCGCGGACGGCGCCGCGGTCAACGCCATGCGCACCCTGGTCTCCACCGTCTCCATGAACGGCGTCGTCGTCATCGGAGAGGGGGAGAAGGACGAAGCTCCCATGCTCTACAACGGTGAGCGCATCGGTGACGGCACCGGCCCCGAGGTCGACATCGCCGTCGACCCCATCGACGGCACCACCCTCAACGCCAAGGGCATGCCCAACGCCATCGCGGTCCTCGCCGCGGCCGACCGCGGGACGATGTTCGACCCGTCGGCCGTGTTCTACATGGACAAGCTCGTCACCGGGCCCGAGGCCGCCGACTTCGTCGACATCAACGCGCCCGTGTCGGTGAACATCCGGCGTGTCGCGAAGGCCAAGAACTCCTCGCCCGAGGACGTCACGGTCGTCATCCTCGACCGGCCGCGTCACGAAGGCATCGTCAAGGAGATCCGGGAGACCGGCGCCCGCATCAAGTTCATCTCCGACGGCGATGTGGCCGGATCCATCATGGCCGTACGTGAAGGCACCGGTGTGGATCTGCTGATGGGCATCGGCGGCACGCCCGAAGGCATCATCTCCGCCTGCGCCATCAAGTGCCTCGGCGGCACCATCCAGGGCAAGCTCTGGCCCAAGGACGACGCCGAGCGCCGGCGTGCGCTGGACGCGGGCCACGACCTCGACCGGGTGCTGTCGACCGGCGACCTCGTCTCCGGCGACAACGTCTTCTTCGTCGCCACCGGCATCACCGACGGCGAGCTCCTGCGCGGCGTCCGCTACCGCGGCGAGACCGCCACCACCCAGTCCCTGGTCATGCGGTCGAAGTCGGGCACGATCCGCCAGATCGACTCCACCCACAAGCTGTCCAAGCTCCGCGCGTACAGCCAGATCGACTTCGATCGCGCGAAGTAG
- a CDS encoding DUF4245 domain-containing protein, which translates to MAGTRGKQSVRNMLQSLAVIGIAVAVMYMFIPHDGKKDPVKAVDYRVELLTVRRAAPYPVAAPVGLPDQDKWKATSVTYDGQADNAWHLGFLDPAKEYVAIEQSSAPNRDKFVRSVAKQAAKTDRTQQIAGATWRRWEGPKYDALVREDKGSTTVVTGTAGFAQLERMAAALELKKA; encoded by the coding sequence GTGGCAGGAACACGTGGCAAGCAGAGTGTGCGGAACATGCTGCAGTCGTTGGCGGTGATCGGCATCGCCGTGGCTGTGATGTACATGTTCATCCCGCACGACGGCAAGAAGGACCCGGTCAAGGCGGTCGACTACCGCGTCGAGCTCCTGACGGTCCGGCGCGCCGCGCCGTACCCGGTGGCGGCGCCGGTCGGGCTCCCGGACCAGGACAAGTGGAAGGCGACCTCGGTCACGTACGACGGCCAGGCCGACAACGCCTGGCACCTGGGCTTCCTGGACCCCGCGAAGGAGTACGTGGCGATCGAGCAGTCCTCGGCGCCCAACCGGGACAAGTTCGTGCGGTCCGTCGCCAAGCAGGCGGCGAAGACCGACCGCACCCAGCAGATCGCGGGCGCGACCTGGCGCCGCTGGGAGGGCCCCAAGTACGACGCGCTCGTCCGCGAGGACAAGGGCTCCACGACCGTGGTGACCGGAACGGCGGGCTTCGCGCAGCTGGAGCGGATGGCGGCGGCGCTGGAGCTGAAGAAGGCGTGA
- a CDS encoding malonic semialdehyde reductase, which yields MSLALDSAAQDLLFREARTANTFTDEPVSEEQVQAIYDLVKFGPTAFNQTPLRIVLVRSTEARERLLGHMAEGNRAKTATAPLVAILAADNEFHEELPTLFPAWPQVKDAFFSERPVRENAAGLNAALQAAYFIVGVRAAGLAAGPMTGFDGAGIQKEFLDGDHTPLMVVNIGKPGEDASYPRSPRLSYDEVVTTV from the coding sequence ATGTCTCTCGCCCTTGACTCCGCCGCTCAGGACCTCCTCTTCCGTGAGGCCCGTACTGCCAACACGTTCACCGACGAGCCGGTGAGCGAGGAGCAGGTGCAGGCGATCTACGACCTGGTCAAGTTCGGGCCGACCGCCTTCAACCAGACGCCGCTGCGGATCGTGCTGGTGCGTTCGACCGAGGCGCGCGAGCGGCTGCTGGGGCACATGGCCGAGGGCAATCGGGCCAAGACCGCCACCGCCCCGCTGGTCGCCATCCTCGCCGCCGACAACGAGTTCCACGAGGAGCTGCCGACGCTGTTCCCGGCCTGGCCGCAGGTCAAGGACGCGTTCTTCAGCGAGCGCCCGGTCCGCGAGAACGCCGCCGGTCTGAACGCCGCGCTCCAGGCCGCCTACTTCATCGTCGGCGTCCGCGCCGCCGGGCTGGCCGCCGGCCCGATGACCGGCTTCGACGGCGCCGGGATCCAGAAGGAGTTCCTGGACGGCGACCACACCCCGCTGATGGTCGTCAACATCGGCAAGCCGGGCGAGGACGCGTCGTACCCGCGCAGCCCGCGCCTGTCGTACGACGAGGTCGTCACCACCGTCTGA